GGGAGCAGGGCCTTCGCCTGTGCCTCGGTCGGATGCGACTTGGTGTCGGCGCAGTCGATGGCCCGCTGGGAGCTGGACTGGGTGGAGTAACGGCCCTTCTCGTCACGGTCGTTGTACGAGTCGGCCATGGCGAGGAGGAGGTTGCCGGTGCCCAGCTCCTCGGCCTCCTTGAGGCCCTGCGTGAGGTAGGTCCAGCTGGACTTGGAGTACAGCGGCATCACGATGCCGGTGAGGGCGAGGGACTGGTTGAGCTTGCGGCCGTCGGAGGTCGGCAGCGGGTTCTTGTCGAGGCGGTCGAGCAGCGCGGCGATCTTCGCGGTGCCCGCCTTGGGGTCCTGGCCGGTCGACTTGAGGTAGTCGTCGAGGGCGCGCTGGAAGCCGAGGGTCTGGTTGCGGGCGTGGCCGACCGCGTCGGCGGTGGGGTCGACGACGGCGTCCAGGACGGTGCGGCCCACGTGGGAGGGGAACAAGTGGGCGTAGGTGCCGCCCAGTTCGGTGCCGTAGGAGATGCCGAAGTAGTTGAGTTTCGCGTCGCCGAGGACCGCGCGCATCAGGTCCATGTCGCGGGCGGTGTTGCTGGTGGTGACGTACGGGAGGACCTTGGCGGAGCGCGCCTTGCAGCCCTGGCCGAAGGCGGCGGCGTCGCCGAAGTACGCGGACGCCTCGGCCGGGGTGTCGGGGGTCAGGTCGACGGAGCGCTCGGCGGTGGCCTGCTGGGCGTCGGTGCGGCAGACGACACCGGCGCTGCGGGAGACGCCGCGGGGGTCCCAACTGACCAGGTCGTAGCGGTCGTTGAGGCTTCCGTACTCGGAGGCGGCCTGGGGCAGGATGTCGACGCCCGAGCCGCCGGGGCCGCCGAAGTTGAAGAGGAGCGAGCCCAGGCGGTGGGAGCTGTCCTTCGCCTTCTTGCGTACGAGGGCGAGGGAGATGGTGTCGCCGGTGGGGTGCGCGTAGTCGAGGGGGACCTTGACGGTGGCGCACCTCCAGCCGCTCGGACTGTCCTTGCAGGAGCCCCAGTTGAGCGTCTGGGAGGTCAGGGAGGCGGGGAGGACGGAGTCGCCGTTCTTGGGCGCCGGTGCCGGGGCCGCAGGGGTGGTGGAGGTCTTCGCCTCGGGCGCCGGGGAGTCCGTACCGCCGCTGTCGCAGCCGGTGAGCAGGGCAAGGGCTGCGGTGACGGAGAGTGCGGTGGCGCGTATGAGCTTGGGCATGCGGTGGTCCCCCTCGTGATGTGCGGTCATCGTAGGACAGGTGGTTCAGCGGGGGACGGTGATCCGCGGGGGGCCGCAGCCGATGCGGGTGGCCTCGGCGGCTGCGTAGCGGGGGAGCAGTGCCTTGACGGTGGCGGCCTGGCGGGAGTCCTCGGTCTGGACGAGAAAGAGGGTGCGGCCGGTCTGGCAGTCGGCGCGGAAGGCGGCGAGGTCGGGGCGGACGATGCCGGAGCCCATGGTGTTTTCGATGCGGGTGCCGCCGTACAGGAGGGTGTTGTAGTAGATGCCGGCGAGGTGGGGGTCGGTGACCGTCATCAGGCGCAGACGGGGGCGGCCGGAGGGCGAAGTGAACTCGCAGGTGCGGACCGGGCCCGTGCCGCCGGCGACCAGGGCGCGGCCCAGGTCGGTGTCCTTGCGCTGGTTCGAGGTGAGGGCAAGGCCCTTGATGCCGCAGAGGTCGCCGGGCTTTTCGTCCAGGTACGCGGGCACGGCGGGGAGGTGGCCGGACGGGTCGGCGACGGTGCCGCGGCAACCCTGGTCCGCGATCACGCGGTTGACGAGTTTGACCACGGCGCGGGCCATGGCGGCCCGGTCCTCGGGGTCGACCTTGTGGCCCGGATTCGCCGAACCCATCGCGAGGTCGACGACGTCGGGCCCCTCGTACGCGTCGATGTCGCCGGTGCAGTCCTCCGGGAGGGCCAGCCAGGCGCGGGTGTCGGAGGCCATGCCGCTGAGGCCGCCGCCGAGCGGGGTGAGGCGGGCGCTCAGGAATTCGTCCGCCCACAGGCCGCTCGCGCCGCCGTACTGGCTGGAGAGCTGGTGGGCGGTGGCGGTCACCTGCCAGGTGCGCCGGGAGAGGCGGCAGGATCCGTTGAGGTTGCCGGTCGACAAGTCGCTGTTCACGACGGGCAGTTCGGCGGACTTCACGTTCTTGGGCGTATGGAAGAGGGCGGTGACGTCGCTCTGGTCGAGGGCGCCCCAGCAGAAGGAGTCGTCGGAGGCGAAGGCGTCGGTCTGCCAGGCGGTGACGGTGGCGCCGATCAGCAGGCCTGCGAGGGCCGCGGCGACGGCGGTACGGAGGCGGCCGCGCAGGAGGTGGTCGAGGCGTTGGCGGAGGGAATTCATGCGGTGTCTCCTGCCGGGGCGACGGCGGCACAACCCAGGCGCCGGGCAGCGGCGTTGGCGAAGGCGGCGAACCTGTCGAGCGTGGCGTCCGGGTTCAGGGTGAGGAACGTGGTGGGGCGTCCGGCGCAGTCGGCGCGTACCGCCGCGTACTCGTCGGTGTAGGTGCCGGAGCCGCGCCAGCCCGGACGCTTCGTGGTGCCCGCCACGTCACCGGCGAGGGCGGCCAGACGGGGCTGGGCCACCATGAGGAGGTCGAGCGTCTCGCTGCGGGACTCGGAGTCCCGTACCGCGCAGGACTGGAGATCGCGGGTGACCGGCCCCACCTGGTACTCGAGGTCGGTGGCCCTGGAGTCGGGGAAGTCGAGGCCGGGGATGCGGCACACGCTCTTCGCGGCGTAGTCCTCGATGTCCTCGGGCAGGAAGAGCACGGGCGAGGTCGTGCGCAGGGGCTTCGCCGGAGCGCAACCGGCCTTCTCCATGCCGTGGTTGGCGGCGACGGCGAGGATCTGCGCGACCTGGCGGATGCCGCCGAGATCGACGGTGGAGGTGCTATCGGTCCTGAGGGTGACGGCGGTCGCACGGCCGTCGGAGGTGTCGCACTTCTCGGGGAGTACGAGCAGACCGCTGTCGGCGCCCGCGGCGCCGGTCAGCCCGTCGGGGAGCGGAACCGTGCCGGGTCCCAGGTGGTCGAAGAGCCAGGCGGCGCGCGCGGGCGGGGCCTCGGGGGCGGGTCCGTAGGCGACCGTGACGGTGACCGGGCCGCCGCTGGTGTCGACGATGGCCGTACAACTGCCCTGCGGGCGGCCGGCGGACGGGGTCCCTTCCTGGCCTTCCCCGAAGCGGAGTACGTCGCCGTCCTCGTCCTCGTGCCAGGTGCCCCAGCAGTGGCTGGGCTCGGCGGTGTCGAACGGACCTGTGCCCGTGGCCCAGATGGTCGCGGTGGCCGCGACGAGCACGGCGACGGCGCCTGCGAGCAGCTTGGTACGCCTTGTTTTCGGTATCACCCGGTGATCTCCCCCTGATCGTTCGGCCGGGAGAGCCTACTGGGTGGCGTGTGCGGGGATACGGGTGGGGCGTACGTCCCCTACAACTCGCCCCGTCGCGTGAGGTAGTTGAAGCACAGCCACCCCGGCAGCACCGGCAGCCAGAACGTCAGCAGCCGGTAGAGCAGCACCGCAGCGCCCGCCACCCCGGCCGGCAGCCCCGCGATCACCAGTGCCGTCGTCAGCGCGGTCTCCACCGCGCCGACCCCGCCCGGCGTCGGGATGGCCGAACCGACGGCGTTGGCCGTCAGGAAGACCACCGCGATCGATGCGTAGCTCAGGGTGTTGCCCTCGCCGAACGCACGGATCGAGGAGTCCAGGCACATCACGAAGGTCGCGGTCAGCAGCAGCATCCCGCCGATGCCGGTGAGCAGCTTCCGCGGCCGCTGCAGTACGTCCAGCATGCGCGGGATGACGCCCGCGAACAGCGAACGGACCCGGGTGACGACGAACTTGCGCAGGAACGGGACCGCCGTCACTACCAGCGCGAGGACCGCCGCCGTCAGCAGTCCGGCGATCACCGTGCGGGACGGCGAGAGGTCCGCCGTGGACTCCGTGCCGGTGATGTAGCCGAAGACCATCAGCAGCGTGATGTGGCTGGCCAGACCGAAGAGCTGGGACGCGCCGACGCTCGCCACCGCCAGGCCGGGGCGGATGCCCGAGCGCTGCAGGAAGCGGGTGTTGAGCGCGACGCCGCCGACCGCCGCCGGGGCGACGAGCTTCACGAAGGAGCCGGCGATCTGCGCCAGGACCGTACGGAGGAACGACACGTTCTCGGGGACGAAGCCGAGCAGGCTCATCGCCGCCGCGACATAGCTGAACGCGGAGAAGAAGACCGCGGCGATGACCCAGCCCCACTGCGTCTGGTGCAGCAGATCGGCGAAGGGGATGTTCGCCATCTGCGTGAAGAGGAAGTACGCGGCGATCGAGCCCGCGATCAGGCTGACCAGGGTGCGCGGTTTGATGCGCTCCAGACGGACCGGCTCGACCGGGGCCTGCGGGCGGATCAGCAGCACCTGGTGGCGGATCTGGGTGAGCAGGTCCTCCTCGCGGGCGTTCTCCAGCGCGTCGTCGATGGCCGACTTCTCGGCCTTCTTCTCCGCGCGTACGTCCTTGCGCGAGTCGGCCGGAGCCACCTCGTTGGTGTTGCTGCGCGCCTTCGCCTGGCGGGCCGCGTCCGAGGCCTCTATCACTGCCTCGCGCTCGCGCTGGGAGCGTTCGCGGGCGAGCTGGCGCAGGGTCGCGCGGGTGGAGCGGCTCAGCGCGATGGGCTGCAGCAGCGGGAGGCTGTCGGCGACCGCGTCGGGGCCGAGCACCGCCAGGGCCGCGGCGACCGCGCGTTCGGCGCCGGCGCGCAGGCCGAGCGTGGTGAGCAACTGGGCGATGTCCATACGGAGGACGACGTCACCGGCGGCGATCTCGCCGCCCCGCAGATCGGTGATGATCACTGCGCCGGAACGATCCACCAAGATCGCGTCGCCGACCAGCCGGCGGTGGGCGATCCGCCGCGACTGGAGCGATTTCGCCTGGTGCCAGGCGCTGCGCAGCAGCTCGTCGGTGATCTCGTCGTCGGCGAGGGAGTCCAGGGAGCGCCCGCCCACGTGCTCGTAGACGAGCATCACGGCGTCCGGGCCGAGCTCGGAGGTCGCGATCAGCTTGGGGGCGTTGGCACCGGCCGCGATGGCCGCGTACGCGAGGAGCGCCTCCTGCTCCAGGGCCTGCCGCAGCGACTGGATCGAGCGGCCCGTGGAGATGGAGCGCAGGGTGAGTCGGCGCCAGACCCGGTAGAAGAAGCCCTGGGCCTGCTGCTCGCGGTCGACGACGGTGACGTCGAGGGGCGGGCCGTCCTCCAGCGTGACGAGATAGCGGCGGCCGCGGTCACCCTGCTCGGAGGAGTCGGGGACGTCCTCGGCGCGCATCGCGGTGACCGGCTTGAAGCCGACGTGGCGCAGACCGGCCAGGAGCTGGCGGCCGGTGGGGCGGACGTTGGGGGAGCCGACGGCGTACAGGGTGCCGTACGCGACGGTCCAGCCGATCAGGATCGTGAGGGCGATCGAGAAGGGGGTGGTCTGGCCGCCGAGCAGCACGGCCAGGGAGTTCGCGAGGAGGACCACCCAGAGCGCGACCCGCCAGCGCGGGCGTCTCGCCATGCCGACGGCCGTCATATAGGCGATGACCGGGGCGAGATAGCCGTGCACGGGATCGGTGAGGCCCCCGCCGGTGACCGGCTGCGTGAGCGCGTCGGTGATCGACTGGGGGGCGGCGCGCGAGACCCAGAGGTCGGTGGCGAGCGAGACACCGTGCGCGAGGACGGCGGCGAGGACACCGTCCGCGATGCGCAGCCCGTCGCGTTTGACCAGGCGCTCGATCGCGAAGGCGACCGGGAGGATCAGTATCGCGATGGAGGACGTCAGGCCCGCGAGCTTGATGAGCAGGTCGGGGGTGCCGCCGGTGCCCTTGCTGATGTCCGATTCCAGGCCCGAGGTGGTGCCGTGGGCGAACGCGGCGATCGCGAGGAGCACCGCGATGGCCAGGACACCGGTGAGCAGGCGCAGGAGGTCGGAGGGGCGGTGCACGCGGGCGGCGAGCAGCGGCTCGTCGCCGGAGACGCGGTCGATGTGGCCGGGCGCGTCGTCACCGCAGTCTGCGTTCTCCGGGGGCTCCGTGTTCTCCGGGGGCTCCGGTGTTTCCGGGCGCGCTTCGGCATCGGGAGTGCTCGCCGCCGCGTTCGTTGGCTGCACGCCCTGCTCCTCCGCCATGTCCTTCTGGTCCCGGATCAACGCTCTCCACCTCGGTCACTGCCGGGAAGATGGTGGCACGGCGGACCGTCACAAGGGGGCATCAGGGCCCCTTTGCGGGAGGAATCACGCTCCGTGTTCGGACCGGACGGGTGTTCCGGACGTTGTCGGTGGGGTGGTGCAGGATGGGACGGATGAGCGACGAGCTGGACGAGTTGCCCGAGTACGCCGAGAAGGTGCTCGAAGTGGCGGACATGATTCCGTCCGGGCGCGTCATGACGTACGGAGACATCGCCGAATGGCTGGGCGAGGGCGGCCCGCGCCAGGTCGGCCGGGTCATGGCGCTCTACGGCGGCGGCGCCCCGTGGTGGCGCGTGGTGCGCGCCGACGGCTGTCTGCTGCCCGGCCACGAGCTCCGCGCCCTCGGCCACTACCGGGACGAGTCCACCCCGCTCAAGGAGGCCTCCCGCTCCGCCGAAGGCCATCTCCCGCGCCTCGACATGCGGCGGGCGCGCTGGGACGGCGGCGACGGGGCTCATGTCTGACAGCTTCCGCCATGGGCGCCCGCGGCGGGCGCTCTGAGGACCGTACGGAGTACGGGACCGAACCTCTGCGCCCCCGATGCCACCTGGCGTAGCGTCGACCGCAAACACCACGCGCAGCCCCGTCACCACCAGCACACTCCCCAGGACCGGCGATCCACTTGAGCTCCTCCTCCACCCACCGGGTACGGCAACGGACCCAGGGCGCGTACCGACTGGTGCGTACCCCGCCGGGCCCGGTGGATCCTCCTCTTCTGGACGCAGAGCAGCGTGCCGTGGTTGACCATGCCGGACGGGGTGCGGGGCCCCTGCTGGTTCTGGCCGGTCCCGGCACCGGGAAAACCACCACTCTGGTGGAGGCCGTGGCACGCCGGGTCGCCGAAGGGGGCGATCCCGAGCGGATCCTCGTTCTCACCTTCAGCCGCAAGGCCGCCGCCGAACTGCGCGACCGGATGGCGGTCCGGCTCGGCGGCGCGCGCGGTCCGCAGGCCACGACCTTCCACTCGTACTGCTACGCCGTCGTACGGGCGCACCAGGACGCCGACCTGTACGCCGAGCCGCTGCGGCTCCTCTCCGGACCCGAGCAGGACGTCGCCGTGCGCGAACTGCTCGCCGGGCAGCTGGAGTTCGGCCACATCCGCTGGCCCGACGAGCTCAGGGCCTGTCTGACGACGCGCGGTTTCGCCGACGAGGTGCGGGCCGTGCTCGCCCGCAGCCGCGAGCTGGGGCTGCGCCCCGAGACCCTCTCCGACTTCGCGCAGCGCATCGGCCGGCCCGACTGGGGTGCGGCCGCCGCGTTCCTGGCCGAGTATCTGGACGTCCTGGAGATGCAGGGCGTCCTCGACTACGCGGAGCTGGTGCACCGGGCGATCCCGCTCGTCGAGGACGCGGACCTCGGGCGGGCGTACGACACGGTCTTCGTCGACGAGTACCAGGACACCGACCCGGCCCAGGTCCGGCTCGTTCAGGCGCTGGCCGGCGGCGGCCGGACGCTGATCGCCTTCGGCGACCCCGACCAGTCGATCTACGCCTTCCGGGGCGCGGACGTCGGCGGCATCCTTCAGTTCCCGGACGAGTTCCACCGCGCCGACGGGGCCCCCGCCCCGGTCGCCGTCCTGCGGACCTCGCGGCGCTCGGGCGGGCTGCTGCTCGCGGCGACCCGGCTGCTGACCCAGCGGATGCCCCTGACCCGGCTGCCGGCCGAGAAGGTACGGGCCCACCGCGATCTGGGTGCCGTACGGGCGGGGGGCCGCGTGGAGGCGTACACCTACCCGACGGCGGGCACCGAGCTCGACAACATCGCGGACATCCTGCGCCGGGCCCACCTGGAAGAGGGCGTTCCGTGGGGCGAGATGGCGGTCCTGGTGAGGGCGGGCGGGCGCTCCATTCCGGCCGTGCGCAGGGCGCTGACCTCGGCTGGCGTACCTCTGGACATCGACGGCGACGACGTGGCGCTGCGCCACGAACCGGCGGTCGCGCCCCTGTTGCTTGCGCTGCGGGCG
The sequence above is drawn from the Streptomyces sp. NBC_01465 genome and encodes:
- a CDS encoding alpha/beta hydrolase; the protein is MPKLIRATALSVTAALALLTGCDSGGTDSPAPEAKTSTTPAAPAPAPKNGDSVLPASLTSQTLNWGSCKDSPSGWRCATVKVPLDYAHPTGDTISLALVRKKAKDSSHRLGSLLFNFGGPGGSGVDILPQAASEYGSLNDRYDLVSWDPRGVSRSAGVVCRTDAQQATAERSVDLTPDTPAEASAYFGDAAAFGQGCKARSAKVLPYVTTSNTARDMDLMRAVLGDAKLNYFGISYGTELGGTYAHLFPSHVGRTVLDAVVDPTADAVGHARNQTLGFQRALDDYLKSTGQDPKAGTAKIAALLDRLDKNPLPTSDGRKLNQSLALTGIVMPLYSKSSWTYLTQGLKEAEELGTGNLLLAMADSYNDRDEKGRYSTQSSSQRAIDCADTKSHPTEAQAKALLPSFRKLSPVFGEFLAWDTAGWCYKWPVTGERDHPVADAQGAGPILVVGTTGDPATPYEGARKMADALGAGVGVLLTNKGEGHGAYHGGSGCVAKKVDGYLLDGKVPANGSTCS
- a CDS encoding lysylphosphatidylglycerol synthase transmembrane domain-containing protein; amino-acid sequence: MAEEQGVQPTNAAASTPDAEARPETPEPPENTEPPENADCGDDAPGHIDRVSGDEPLLAARVHRPSDLLRLLTGVLAIAVLLAIAAFAHGTTSGLESDISKGTGGTPDLLIKLAGLTSSIAILILPVAFAIERLVKRDGLRIADGVLAAVLAHGVSLATDLWVSRAAPQSITDALTQPVTGGGLTDPVHGYLAPVIAYMTAVGMARRPRWRVALWVVLLANSLAVLLGGQTTPFSIALTILIGWTVAYGTLYAVGSPNVRPTGRQLLAGLRHVGFKPVTAMRAEDVPDSSEQGDRGRRYLVTLEDGPPLDVTVVDREQQAQGFFYRVWRRLTLRSISTGRSIQSLRQALEQEALLAYAAIAAGANAPKLIATSELGPDAVMLVYEHVGGRSLDSLADDEITDELLRSAWHQAKSLQSRRIAHRRLVGDAILVDRSGAVIITDLRGGEIAAGDVVLRMDIAQLLTTLGLRAGAERAVAAALAVLGPDAVADSLPLLQPIALSRSTRATLRQLARERSQREREAVIEASDAARQAKARSNTNEVAPADSRKDVRAEKKAEKSAIDDALENAREEDLLTQIRHQVLLIRPQAPVEPVRLERIKPRTLVSLIAGSIAAYFLFTQMANIPFADLLHQTQWGWVIAAVFFSAFSYVAAAMSLLGFVPENVSFLRTVLAQIAGSFVKLVAPAAVGGVALNTRFLQRSGIRPGLAVASVGASQLFGLASHITLLMVFGYITGTESTADLSPSRTVIAGLLTAAVLALVVTAVPFLRKFVVTRVRSLFAGVIPRMLDVLQRPRKLLTGIGGMLLLTATFVMCLDSSIRAFGEGNTLSYASIAVVFLTANAVGSAIPTPGGVGAVETALTTALVIAGLPAGVAGAAVLLYRLLTFWLPVLPGWLCFNYLTRRGEL
- a CDS encoding MGMT family protein, which produces MGRMSDELDELPEYAEKVLEVADMIPSGRVMTYGDIAEWLGEGGPRQVGRVMALYGGGAPWWRVVRADGCLLPGHELRALGHYRDESTPLKEASRSAEGHLPRLDMRRARWDGGDGAHV